The genomic region CATGCTCCTGATGGGATATAGGGTCAGGGGCACTGCCTGGCTCAGCACCGGGAGGCTCAGGGCAGGATGGGCCCGTACCTTGGCGTACTGCTCCTTGAGGGGCGCGGACAGGCGCAGGACGGTGCACACATCGGGGCCCAGCCTGAGCGAGAGGAGTCAGAGGCACCAGCACTGGGCATGGTACCGGCACCAGGAATGGCACCGGCACCACTTCCCGGTACCGGCACCGGGCATGGTAGTGGCACCGGGCATGGTAGTGGCACCGGACATAGTACCGGCCCCCTTCCCGGTACCGATCGCCTCCCCCCGGTACCAGCCCCATCTCCCGGTCCCGACTCCGCCCCCGGTACCTGGCCTGACCCATCGGTACCGCCCCCAACCCCGCCCCCCGGGGACCGAATCCACCCCGTtcccagcccctccccccccggtaccgaccccccccccccccccggtaccagcccctccccccccggtaccggcccccccccctccggtaccgcccctcccccccccccgttcccagcccctccccccccgttACCGTCCCCGCAGCTCCTCGGCCACAAAATCCTTCCCCGATTTCCTCTTCCcgctcagcagcagcaccgcGCGCGGCGCCGCCATCCGCGCCCCGGCCACGCCCCCCGCCCCAcccaccaacccccccccccgcgggaGAGCCGGATGGTACGGCCCGAGGTGGGCGGAGCGAGGCGCCGCTGACTCCGCCCCCCGGCGGCGCGCCCGCACCACGGCGCCCCCTGCAGGgcggggggggcagagggggctCCCTAAACCTGCCCTGAGCCCCCCCCTCCGCTGCCCCCGTTCCCCATcgcccccccccgctccccgtTCCCCATcgcccccccccgctccccgtTCCCcatcgcccccccccccccccgctccccgtTCCCCATcgcccccccccgctccccgtTCCCCCCGCAgcaggctcagctctgcccagcGGTGCCTTTATTGCGTGCCCATAGCATCACACTGTGTGTGTTGGGGACCCGACCCccggggggggcaatggcagcccccccccccccaaaccagcccGTGGGGACCCCTCCACGAGGGCGCTGTGTCCGGGCTGCGATGGGGCGGCCACCCCGGCTCTACCCGACGGTTCCGGGGGGTCTCCACCCTCGCTCCTTCCCACCGGTGCTGCAAGAGAAGGGGGGCGCTGGGATGGGGAGCGAgggctgagcccccccccccggccccactGCCCCTCACCTGCTGTAGTGGCGCAGCACGAACTCCTCGAAGCCATCGGCCGCATCCTCATCACCCCTCTCTCTCCGCGCCACCTcctccagcatctcctccacctcctccacGAAGTCAGTGAAGCGCCGGCGGTCGTGGGCAAAGACCCCATCGGCCCCGAAGGCCCCATCGATCTGCGCTGCCACCCCCCCGAAGTgctgcccccagcccagccGCCCCATGAACCCCTCCAGCAGCCGCAGGAACTGGCTCTTCTGCACCGGCTCCAGCgcagcccccagcacctcctgaCCCTCCTTGTGGGCGCATTCGGCCACCCCAACGCAGCCCTGGGGCGCCCGGTACCGGCTGAAGGGGGGCCCGTGAGACGGCTTCCCCCAGGCTTTGCCCTGCTTGTGCTCCCGGGGAAACCGGGTGTCCTTGCCGTGCCCATGGGGTTTGCTGTGCCCCTTCCTCTCGCGCTCACCGGAGCTGTGCCGCTTGTGCCGCTTGCTCTCCTTCCTCTCAGCCTTGAACGGCTTCCTCCATGCCCCCCCTGCCTCCAGCTCCCGTCCCAGGCGCTGCTCCAGCGCTCCCAGCTCCGCCACCAGCGCCTCGAGGCCCCCGGCACCTCGTGCCCGCGCCAGGGCCGCCGCCAGCTCCCGGCGCACCGATGCCAACCGCCGCACCGCATCCCCGTTGGGCACATGGGGCTGCTCCGGTGCCGCGGCCTCCCGCACCCGCTGCAGCTCAGCCCGAGCCTCCCGCAGCGCCGCcgcctcctgctccagcaccgaCCGGAGCCGCTGGTTCTCGGTCTCCAGGCTCTGCCGCTGCGCTCCGGCCGCTGCCGCTTTGCCCTcgctctgctgcagcagcccctgcagctcttccctgtgggcctgggggcagcagggctgtgagtggggtgggatgggggcagCAGGTCCGGGACACGGCACCGGCTCCACACAAcccacctgcagctctgcctgcatgaGCCGGATCTCCTGGttctccttggccagcttgtCCAGGAGCAGGCTCAGGGACTGAGGGCTCTCGGGGTCACCAGCACCCGATGGTGGCAGCTTCTTCTGCGAGGcctgggggagaggaaggatgGAGCCGGGGGTGCCCCCGGTCAGCTCAGGGGGGCTCAGCTCCACTGCAGACCCCTCCTTACATTGCTGTCAATGGGCAGCAGCGGCTCCTGCTTCCCGGCTGCCACATCCCGGTTCACTATGTGCTCTGTGGGGTCTGGGTAGTGGAACCAGACAGGAGGGAGGCATCAAAccacagccacacacacactgctgcgCTCCCACATCCTGCCCAGCACCCACCATCTGCTGGGTCGTAGATGCCACCTGGGGACAAGAAGGGATGATGAGGGGAATGCAGGGCCCCAACCCTGCCCCAGGacccccatcctgccccaggaTCCCACTCACCGGACACAATCAGCAGTCCCATGGCCACCAGCGCCACAGCCCCCAGCAGGTACTTGCTCATGCTGAGCCCATCCTCATCCCCGGTGCCCGGAGCCCCCCGGTGCAGGGCGGGCACGGGAAGGGGCAGCCCAGAACGGGGCTCATGGCCCCGCCGGCGCCGCAGCCCCTCCACATCATCCTCACTGCTGGTGCAGGTCCCGTCCTCCAGTGGTGCCTCTGGGGAGGGACGGGCACGTCCAGGGAGGGGGTGACCTGCAGCGGGGGGCTCAGCATCGGGCTCAGCATCGGGCTCAGCATCGGGCTCAGCATCGGGCTCAGCATCAGGCTCCTCCTGCTCGGCACCACCGGGCTCTGCGGAGCCGTCCGGAGGGACCTTGGCACCGGGGTCCCGGTGCTCCTCCGGGTGCTCCTCCGGGTGCTCCTCCGGGTGCTCCTCCGGGTGCTCCTCCGGGTGCTGCAGGCTCCCGCATTGCCCCAGCAGGAGGCCGGGCCCTGTGGGGACGGGGGAACCGGCTGCAGCCTCGACGGCCGCTGCTGGAGGACGGAGAGAGCGGCAGTGAGCGGCGGCCCCGCTGCCCccgacacccccccccccccccgctgccgcCTGCCTGCAACGGGGTCCTGGCtgccttcatcctcctcctcctgctccagctccggCCCCAGCGTCTCCACGGGCAGCCCCTGCAGGACCGGGGATGGTGGCACCGTCGGTGCCGGCCCCGCGTCCCCCGGTGCCCAGGGCCCGGCTCTCACCGCGGTGCCCACCGGCTCCCGGCTGCTGCCCTCCGCGTCCCGGGGCTCCGGTTTCTCCGCCATGGGCACGGCCGGAGCCACCTGCAGGGAGACAGGCGGAGGGACGGACCCGGACCGGGGAGCGCCGGTGCTCGCAGCAGCCGCCCCCACCCCGGGCCCCCTGCACCGGCAGCAGCTGCTCCGTTTATACCCGTGGTTTCCATCACGGGTATTTATAGCCGGGTGATGCCTCCGCGCAGGTGGACGGGGGTCACCGGACccggcctgggggggggggacggacaCAGGGCCCGGCCCGGGGCCACCGAGCCCCGCGGGGAGGCAGCGGTACCGGGTGGGACGGGGGGTACCGGGTGGGACGGGGGGTACCCGGTACTCGGGCAGCCTCCGCCACCATCAGGGACCGGAACGGGCCCGTTGAGCCCCGaaccccccccatgccccccagCCCCGGTCGGTTCCCGTTAGAGCCGCGGCTCCGCTCCCGGTTCCGCTCCTGGGGGTGAtgctgatggggggggggggcggtaCCTGGTGCCGCGGTCCCGCCGGTAACTTTCTCCGGTGCCGGTCACCGCCCTCGGGAAGGGGCTTGCACGTGACGCCAACAGCCAATGGGATGGCAGAGGGGCGGGGCGTGTGAGGCCCCCCCCCGTCGGTACCGGACACCgcccccgttcccccccccccccccgcgcacGAAGCGAGACACAGACACCCGCGATTGAGAAGTTTATGGCGACGGTACAAAAGTTTCCATTAAACGGATAacgggagggggggaggggaccGGGACCATCCCGAGAGCACCGGGACTGCCCCGAGCACGTAACGGGGCCATCGGAgccctcccttccccagcacagggctggtgATGGCACTGCCGGTACCGAACCCGTGCCTGGACCCTAATGGTGCCAGAACCGGGGGTCAGTCCATGCCGgtggctgcggggggggggggggcggctcAGCCGTCGTTGGCAGCCACGAGCTGTCCCAGGCCCTCCCGCACGTACACGGACTGGATCTCCTTGGTCTTGAGGCAGAAGTCGCAGGCCCAGACGGCCGAGGCCTCGGTGGTCAGCAGCCCGTAGGCGTTCTCGGTCATCCCGGTGCACTCCCGGTGGAACCACTTCTGGCACGAGGCCTCGCACAGGATGGCGTCCTGGTCGTCGTTCACCTCGTTGCGGCAGGCCCCGCACGGGTACACGAGCCCCGGCGGCGGCTGGTGCCCCGAGCCGCCCGCTGCCTTCCCCGGGGCCGCCGGGGGGAGGCTGTTGGTGTCGGGGGTACCGGCCCCGCGCCCGGCGCTGCCGCCGGTGAAGCCGCTCTGAGCCCCATTGACGGCAGCGGGAGAGCCCGAGTGCTGCTCGGGGGCGAAGGCGCCGGGAGGGGGGTTCAGGCTCTTGCCCCCGTCCTCGCCGCCGGGGGGGAAGCCGGGGTCAGCCCCGGGGAAGGGGCTGGCTGTGGGGGGCAGCGGGGGCCCCCCCTGCCCCGGCCGCTGCAGGGGCGATTGTCCGAAGAGGCCACCGGGCTGCCCGAAGCGCTGCCCCACGGCCGGGCCcccggggggcgggggggggttCAGCGCCGGGCCGGGGCCCACGTCCCCCCTCGGGGGCTGCCCCAACGTCGGGGATATCATGGGCCCGAAGCTGCCGACCGGGCCCTGCAGCAGCGGAGCCCCGGGGGGGCTGAAGCTCGGCCCCAGCGCCTGCCCGAACGGCTGCCCCGGGAAGCCCACGGCGCCCGGCTGCCCGTAACCGGGGCCCTGCGGGGCCATGCTGAAGGCAGGGCCCATCTGGCCGGGCCCGAAGGGGGGGGGCTGGCGCCGCAGGGGCTGGGGGCCGCCGCCGTAACCGGGGGGCACCTGCGGGGACATCGCGGCCTGGACGCGGAAGCCGCCGAAGGGAACGGGGCTGCCGAGGaaggaggcggcggcggcggcggcgcctTTGGGGGCAGCGAAGTCGTCCTCGAACGGGTTGGAGGCCACCAAGTGATCGACCATGGGGGTGGGCGGAGGGGCGAACTCCGAGAGGTGCGAATAGGCGGGGCCCTGCgggggaggcggcggcgctCAGCGCGGCCCCGCTCCCGGCCGCGGCCCCGTTCCCGGGCCCTGCCCTACCTGCGGGTTCGACTTGCGCCGCTTCTTCTCGGGGCTCTTCATCTGCAGCCCTAAGGGGACAACGGGGCCGGTCAGACGGGGCCGGACCCCCCTGCTCCGgtcccggacccccccccccccctccggtacCGGTCCCGGTGCCCCCGCTCTCACCGGCCTTGCCCTGCTTGCGGCCGGGCCCAccggcggcggccgcggggTGCGGGGGCCCcggggggggcggcggggccgggacGCCTCCCTCCAGCTTCTCCGCGTGCGGGGCCGCCATGGCCtcaccgccgccgccgcgccatggccccgccgccgcccgcaaCCGGGGCTGCGCGGAGCCAATCACAGCGCGAGGGGCGGGGCGCAGCCAATCAGTCAcggcggggaggggcggggcgaTCCGGCGGAACCAATCACCGCGCAAGAGGGCGGCGCGCAGCCAATCACCGCGCGGCCCTAGCGCAGCGCGATACTGGGGGCCCGCAATGGGATGAACCATGTACATAGTCCCGGGGGGGGGGATGCACCGAGTCCAGAGCGCTGGGCGGGGCGGAGCAGCGCTCGGGGTGGGGGGAGCGGAACGGACCATGGGGAAGgcgaagggggggggggggggggggggggacggaaCGGAGCGGACCATGGGGAAGgcgaaggggggggggggggggggggacggaaCGGAGCGGACCATGGGGAAGGCGAGGGGGGGGGGACGGAAGGAGCCATGTGCCGGTGGGTGCGCGACGCCGCTGCCGCCGTGACACCAGGCACGGCCTAGAGAAATACCAACTTTAATACCGAGCGCCGGTTCCTTTGGTAGAGCAGGGCCCGGGGCAGGGCTGCGCTTTGGCTTGGGGAGGAACACCATGCATGGGGGGGGCCCTCCCACCACCCCCCGGCTGCTGGGTACATCCCAGGAAGGAGCACGGGGGGGGTGGGagcacgggggggggggctccatccccagcccccCACCATTGCATAAGAGTGTGGGACCTGCGGGTCAAGGCACAGAGTTAACACGTAAAGTGACCAGGTACAGTCagaatggggctggggggggggggctgtacCCCCCTCTGCACCCCAGGGCTCAGCTCCACCATTCCCATGCCCACGCTGTTGGGTGTGAGTGGTTGTACCCCATCAGCGGGGCCAGGCTGCGGCAGGACCTGAGCTGCTGTGTgaaggctggagctggggggcCCAGCAGGGGCTTTGGCAAGAAGAGACCCCCCTTGGCCACGCTGGCAGCTCACACCACACCAGCGGGGCCAGGCCCCGGCCGTGTCCATGCTCAGTCCCGGCAGAGCACCCGGCTCAGAGTCCAAGCgtgccctgggcagggagcggggccggggggggggatgcGCCCCAGGGCACTCAGAGTCTCCTCTCCAccggctgctgcaggcacatcTCGCTGCCGGCCGAGATGATGGGCAGGTGATTGTCCATGTGGTAGCTGATGAGGTGGCTGACGCTCTCGAAGCGGTGGTCTTTTGTCCGCACCTTGGGGCCAGGGAAGGGGCAGTCAGGAAGGTGCCGCTGACAACAGGAGGCCCAAGGGGTCCCCATGCAGCCCTGAGTCCCTTCCAGcccccaaaccaacccagaGGCATCCCCAGGACCCCTCGAGGCTCTGGACCCCCCCCCAGACTGTGccaagctccatccctggggtgTTGATGGACTCACCACTCCCTCAGGATCCACGAGCAGCAGATGCTTGGGCTGCCCACCCTGCAGGCCGGTCAGCACATACTGCCCCGGGGTGGTTGTGCTCTCCCGCACCAGGAAGTCTCCGTTCACCTTCAGCAGCTTCTCGGCCTCCTTGCGGTTCATCTTCCCATGGTACCAGGGCTCTCGTCGCAGCTGCTCCTCCATGGAGGCCACCACTTGGGCAGGGGGCAGCCCCACGGGCACGGACGGGGGGACACGAAGAGCGTCTTCAAAAGGctctgcagggagaggggagtGGGGCTGGGACCGTGGCCAAGGCCACTgccccccaccccagccccacaccactCACTCATGTCAAAGAGGTCTCTCTGGGTGCTACCATTGGCCGTGGTGGGGGTGCTGGCAGCCGAGGCCTGGCGGGTCTTGTCCATGTTCTGCACGTTGACATAGGATGGGTCATCAAACAGGTCCGTGCGGCCGGCGGCACCCACCGGAGCTGGGTACTTCCCTCCTGCCAAGAGCACTGTGGTGAGCAGGGCTCCAGCGCCCAGCCCAGCACCCACTGCGTGCAGGAAGGCAGATGGGGACCAGCCATGGCCATCCTGTTACCTTGGGCAGGAGTGAGCTGCTTCTGGGGGTCGTACTCCCCACTGGCCTGGCCCACGGGCTGCAGGGAGAGATGGAGGTGAGTCCCCCTGCACTGCCCACCCCCTCCAGGCACCCACTGGGATACAGGTGCTGGCAAGATGCACACCACAGGGTCCCTGCATTGCCCTTGGAGCATGGAACTCCCCATAGGGCCGTACCCAGAGCCTTACCAGCGTGGCCCCCAAGTGATTGGGGGTCTGAGCCGCCCCGTCCCGCAGCCGCATGTCCACCACCCCCCCGATGGGAGGCTCCTTGCCAGGGAAGTCATTGTAGTACTGGTGATCAGGGGCtggctcctcctcttcctcatcccaaGCAGATCCATCAAACCCAGCCATCCTGGGGGGGGCAAGGCGCAGGTGAGCAGCTGACACCCCCCCCAGACCCAGGCaccctcctgcctccccctcCACTGCCCTTACCGGTCGTGGGGTGTCACCAGCTTCGGGGGGTTCTTCAGGTACTGCTTGAAGCGCAGCTCAAAGGCCTGCCCAATGGTGCTGATCACGTCCTGCGCCAGGCCCTCGGGGCACTCCAGGATATGGCAGGCTGCAAGACATGATAAATGGGATCTGACTGCCCAGGCTTGCttctcagagcagctccagtgcctgaaggggctacaggaaacctggagaggagcttgggacaaagcagggacaggacaaggggaatggctttaagctgccaaaGGGGAGAccgagatgagctcttaggcagaagctcttccctgtgaggctggatggggcttggagcatcctgttCCAGTGGAAAGGGTCTCTGcgcatggcaggggttggagctggagcagctttagGGTCCTTCCaccccaacccattccatgattccaagTCCTCCCCACCTTGAGCCTGCCCTACCCACCCCAGAGCTTCCTCACTGGGGCCCAGCCTGAGCTGAACctcaccagccccacagcagcctcaCCTCGCTGGTTGACGGGGTCTTTGGCAACATAGGCGACGTACTCGGCTGTGTCCTGTGGGCAGGACACCAGTGGTGAGATGGGCGCAGGGAGGCAGCGAGCCCCAGCCCAGGGCACACGCGATGGGGACCCCCTGTACTCACCGGGTCTCCCCCAGAAGCGAAGGAGATGGACTGCATGTGGTGATTGGCAATGATCTGCAAGGCACAGAGGTTGTGGGATCAAAACCCACTGCCCCCAGCCCAGGGGACTTGGGTCTCAGTCTCTGGGGCATCACCCCAACCTCTTTGCCCCCAGGGACTGGGGGAAGATGGGCACCCAGCAGGGCACAGCCCACAGAGGCTGGGGACATCCCCTATCCCTCAGCAGGACTCCTGGTTCCCCCCTGCTCTCACCTGCTTGCAGTCAGATGCCATGAGGTTGAGGCTGCTGGTGGAGATGGTCAGGGTGATGGGCATGCCAGCAAACTTGAGGTTGCTCTTGCCCAGGATGGAGTTGAGGGAGCGGCCGCAGGGCTGGGGACAAAGAGCAGTGTGGGGAGGGGGTACCCAGGCCACATCCTGCAGCCCCCCCAGGCAGAGGAGCCACCTCATCCTCAGCACTGATGCTGCTGAGTCCCCAGactcaccttcctcctcctcacagcTCCCTTGGCACCGGGCACGGCCTCACACACCAGCCCAATGGCCTCCCTGCAGGGAGCAAGCAGGATcagtccctccccatcacccaTCAGCgatccccccccccaccaccagCCACAGGACCAGCACATAGGGGACAGGGTGACAAACAGGGTCCTCTGAGCAGGGGAAGCACATTGGTGTGAATGTGAcgtggctgctgcaggcagcccagccccacacaaaccccccccacatccccaggaGTTCCTGTGGGGCTCAGAACCCCCAAAGAGGCAGAGCTCACCTGGTGACCTGCGTCCTGGTGTTGAAATCCAAAGCCCTCATGGACTGCAGGACTTCCACACAGCCCATATactgggggagagagcaggGTCAGCCTCAGCACCCCAGAACCCCACTGCCCACCTACCACCTACACACCACGAAGTCCCCACATCCCCACCATCAccctccccacagcacccccagtCCCCAACACTCACACGGACGTGGTAGGAGACCCCGGGGCCCATGACTTTGTCATCGGGGTGCAGCCAGCCCCGGGTGGGTTTATTGACGAAGCTGCCATGCCGGGTCCATTCGTCCCCCCCGAGCTGGCCGCCTTCCACCCGCGTCTTCTTCCCGCAGCTCAGCTTGTTCATATCCTGGGGACAGACAGCAACAGGGCTGGCTGAGCCGGGGCTGGCGCTCCcccccggtgccggtgccggggGCTCGCCGGGGCCCGAGGAGCCGCGCAGGCTGAGCAGGTTGGCAGGGTTGGAGAGCTTCAGGTTGGCCATCCTGGGGAAGAAGGAGCAGAGTGTGGTGGGGCTGTCCTCGGGTGACAGCTCCCCGAGGGAGGAGGGGGACAAGGAGCCGGACAGCAGCCGTGTGCCCGGGACGGGCTCCACCGGGGGGCCCGGGACCCCCACAGCCTCCTCCAGGGAGGACACGGACTCGTTCCGCAGGTGGCTGTATTTGCTCTTCTGCAGGAGATCCATGCTGAGCACGGGGCTCACGGGGGCCCCACCGAGGCTCCCACCGCGGACGCTGCCCCCGGGCACAAGCCTGGGCCGAGCTCCGTGCcggggctgcagcagccccgCATGGccggcagcggggccgggggctgCTCGGCTCGGTGCTGGAGCCGCCGATCGATCCcgagcggcggcagcagcggaTCCGGATGGGCAGAGCGCAGCCCTGCAGCGGCGCGGAGGAAACGGGGCTGTGGCCACGGCCCGGGGGGGGTCAGCACACTCGGACCCCAGCCCGCAGCTCCTCAAGCCCCACGGCCGCACATCCCATTGTGTGAGCGGGGGGAGCTGCAGCCCCTCGGGCTGctcctgagctgctggctccgGCCCCGCTAGGAGGAAATCAGCAGCATGAATATTTAACGCCCCGAGACAAGGCAGCCTCAGAGCGCATCCAAGCCCGGCCCAGGAGCGAACAAGGTCCTTCTGTGGTGGCCAAAGCCACGTGCCGGCAGCGGGCGGCCGCCGTTGGCTCTGCCGGGGCCGCGGTGCCGgcggcagggatgcaggcagagcGATGCTCCGGTGCCAgcggcagggatgcaggcagagcGATGCTCCGGTGccggcagggatgcaggcagagcGATGCTCCGGTGCCAgcggcagggatgcaggcagagcGATGCTCCAGTGCCAgcggcagggatgcaggcagagcagtgcTCCGGTGccggcagggatgcaggcagagcGATGCTCCGGTGCCAgcggcagggatgcaggcagagcaaTGCTCCGGTGCCAgcggcagggatgcaggcagagcGATGCTCCGGTGCCGgcggcagggatgcaggcagagcaaTGCTCCGGTGCCAgcggcagggatgcaggcagagcaaTGCTCCGGTGccggcagggatgcaggcagagcaaTGCTCCGGTGCCAgcggcagggatgcaggcagagcGATGCTCCGGTGCCAGCGGCAGGGATGAAGGCAGAGCAGTGCTCCGGTGccggcagggatgcaggcagcaggataCAGGTGGGCTCGGTGCGGGCGCAGCGGCCGCCGCTGCTCGGAACGGCCGTGCTGACTCACGGGCAGGGGCTGCAGCGCAGGAGGGGCTGGGGCGAGGGGAGGGGACCCTGCTCCTATCTGGAGCGGAAAAATCAAGGTCACAGGCGGAGCCAGCGGCAGGGAGCGAACCGCGGCCCCTCGCAGCGCCCACAGCCGTGCGGGGGTCGGGGGCAGCCGCTCCCCAATGCACCGGCAGCACCATCAGTCCCTATGAACCCCCCCAGGGGGGAAAAGCTCTGtcctcccttctcctgctccctgctcccatcacTCATGGCTGAAGCAGGGATTTCAAGCCCTCTGACCCACCACAGGCAAGGGCCTTGCTGAGCACCAGCCACAGCACCAAACCCACGCTCAATGCAGCCCAAGGGAAGGACTCTCCCCCTGTTTGGACCCCACTTCCCGAGCTCTGGCGCCCGCCACGGGGGCAGGGAAACGAAGCCAGGACCGAGCTGGAAGCAGGCTCCAGCCCAGGGCTCAGGCCGGGGGGTTCAGCACCCTCCGGTGCTGG from Melopsittacus undulatus isolate bMelUnd1 chromosome 20, bMelUnd1.mat.Z, whole genome shotgun sequence harbors:
- the PYGO2 gene encoding pygopus homolog 2; this translates as MAAPHAEKLEGGVPAPPPPPGPPHPAAAAGGPGRKQGKAGLQMKSPEKKRRKSNPQGPAYSHLSEFAPPPTPMVDHLVASNPFEDDFAAPKGAAAAAASFLGSPVPFGGFRVQAAMSPQVPPGYGGGPQPLRRQPPPFGPGQMGPAFSMAPQGPGYGQPGAVGFPGQPFGQALGPSFSPPGAPLLQGPVGSFGPMISPTLGQPPRGDVGPGPALNPPPPPGGPAVGQRFGQPGGLFGQSPLQRPGQGGPPLPPTASPFPGADPGFPPGGEDGGKSLNPPPGAFAPEQHSGSPAAVNGAQSGFTGGSAGRGAGTPDTNSLPPAAPGKAAGGSGHQPPPGLVYPCGACRNEVNDDQDAILCEASCQKWFHRECTGMTENAYGLLTTEASAVWACDFCLKTKEIQSVYVREGLGQLVAANDG
- the SHC1 gene encoding SHC-transforming protein 1 isoform X2, whose product is MVPRSDATREGLCASVPCPGPALPSAAMEYVDMNKLSCGKKTRVEGGQLGGDEWTRHGSFVNKPTRGWLHPDDKVMGPGVSYHVRYMGCVEVLQSMRALDFNTRTQVTREAIGLVCEAVPGAKGAVRRRKPCGRSLNSILGKSNLKFAGMPITLTISTSSLNLMASDCKQIIANHHMQSISFASGGDPDTAEYVAYVAKDPVNQRACHILECPEGLAQDVISTIGQAFELRFKQYLKNPPKLVTPHDRMAGFDGSAWDEEEEEPAPDHQYYNDFPGKEPPIGGVVDMRLRDGAAQTPNHLGATLPVGQASGEYDPQKQLTPAQGGKYPAPVGAAGRTDLFDDPSYVNVQNMDKTRQASAASTPTTANGSTQRDLFDMKPFEDALRVPPSVPVGLPPAQVVASMEEQLRREPWYHGKMNRKEAEKLLKVNGDFLVRESTTTPGQYVLTGLQGGQPKHLLLVDPEGVVRTKDHRFESVSHLISYHMDNHLPIISAGSEMCLQQPVERRL
- the SHC1 gene encoding SHC-transforming protein 1 isoform X3 — encoded protein: MNKLSCGKKTRVEGGQLGGDEWTRHGSFVNKPTRGWLHPDDKVMGPGVSYHVRYMGCVEVLQSMRALDFNTRTQVTREAIGLVCEAVPGAKGAVRRRKPCGRSLNSILGKSNLKFAGMPITLTISTSSLNLMASDCKQIIANHHMQSISFASGGDPDTAEYVAYVAKDPVNQRACHILECPEGLAQDVISTIGQAFELRFKQYLKNPPKLVTPHDRMAGFDGSAWDEEEEEPAPDHQYYNDFPGKEPPIGGVVDMRLRDGAAQTPNHLGATLPVGQASGEYDPQKQLTPAQGGKYPAPVGAAGRTDLFDDPSYVNVQNMDKTRQASAASTPTTANGSTQRDLFDMKPFEDALRVPPSVPVGLPPAQVVASMEEQLRREPWYHGKMNRKEAEKLLKVNGDFLVRESTTTPGQYVLTGLQGGQPKHLLLVDPEGVVRTKDHRFESVSHLISYHMDNHLPIISAGSEMCLQQPVERRL
- the SHC1 gene encoding SHC-transforming protein 1 isoform X1 — protein: MDLLQKSKYSHLRNESVSSLEEAVGVPGPPVEPVPGTRLLSGSLSPSSLGELSPEDSPTTLCSFFPRMANLKLSNPANLLSLRGSSGPGEPPAPAPGGSASPGSASPVAVCPQDMNKLSCGKKTRVEGGQLGGDEWTRHGSFVNKPTRGWLHPDDKVMGPGVSYHVRYMGCVEVLQSMRALDFNTRTQVTREAIGLVCEAVPGAKGAVRRRKPCGRSLNSILGKSNLKFAGMPITLTISTSSLNLMASDCKQIIANHHMQSISFASGGDPDTAEYVAYVAKDPVNQRACHILECPEGLAQDVISTIGQAFELRFKQYLKNPPKLVTPHDRMAGFDGSAWDEEEEEPAPDHQYYNDFPGKEPPIGGVVDMRLRDGAAQTPNHLGATLPVGQASGEYDPQKQLTPAQGGKYPAPVGAAGRTDLFDDPSYVNVQNMDKTRQASAASTPTTANGSTQRDLFDMKPFEDALRVPPSVPVGLPPAQVVASMEEQLRREPWYHGKMNRKEAEKLLKVNGDFLVRESTTTPGQYVLTGLQGGQPKHLLLVDPEGVVRTKDHRFESVSHLISYHMDNHLPIISAGSEMCLQQPVERRL